A single genomic interval of Candidatus Bathyarchaeum sp. harbors:
- a CDS encoding 30S ribosomal protein S13, with amino-acid sequence MSKEFQHIIRFAGSDIPGTLPVTFALTKVKGIGIKLATVIVEKSGIDPETRMGFLSSADVEKIEDITTNPSNYGIPDWLLNRRKDMDTGKDLHLLGTDLIVQTKNDIDGMKAIRSWKGFRHSYGLKVRGQRTKSTGRAGKAMGVKKKQVQRGGK; translated from the coding sequence ATGTCCAAAGAATTTCAGCACATCATAAGGTTTGCCGGATCGGATATACCCGGAACTCTGCCGGTTACTTTCGCACTAACAAAAGTAAAGGGTATTGGAATAAAATTAGCAACTGTAATTGTAGAAAAATCTGGAATTGACCCAGAAACACGAATGGGTTTTCTTTCTAGTGCTGATGTAGAAAAAATCGAAGACATCACCACAAATCCAAGTAATTATGGTATTCCTGATTGGCTTCTAAACAGAAGAAAAGATATGGATACTGGAAAAGACCTTCACCTCTTAGGTACAGACCTAATCGTTCAAACAAAGAACGACATCGACGGAATGAAAGCCATAAGGTCATGGAAAGGTTTCCGTCACAGCTACGGCTTAAAAGTTAGAGGTCAAAGAACTAAATCCACTGGTCGAGCAGGAAAAGCCATGGGTGTAAAGAAGAAACAAGTGCAAAGAGGAGGAAAATAA